The sequence below is a genomic window from Streptomyces sp. NBC_00582.
CGAGTGAGGGCCGCACCGGCACCGGGCGCGCGGCCGTGTTCGACGTGGACGGAACCCTCGTCGACACCAACCACCTGCACGTGGTGACCTGGTGGGAGGCGTTCCGCCGGGCCGGGCACACCGTCCCGACCCACGCCATCCACCGGGCGGTCGGACTCGGCTCCGGCGACCTCGTCACCCATCTGCTCGGCGAGGACGGCGCGGCCGCCGAGGCGGAGGAGCTCGGGACCGCGCACAAGGTGCTCTACGCCCAGTACTTCGAGCGGCTGGCCGCGCTGCCGCGCGCGGGGCGTCTGCTGCGGCGGCTGGCCGACGACGGCTGGACGGTCGTGCTGGCGACCTCGGCGGACGGCGAGGAGCTGTCCGCGCTGCGGCGGGCCATCGACGCGGACGACGCCATCACGGCGACGGCGAGCGCCGACGACGTCAGCGAGGGCAAGCCCGCCCCCGAACCCGTCGAGCGGGCGCTGGAGCTGGCCGGCGTCCCCGCGGAGCGCGCCGTGTTCGTCGGCGACACGGTGTGGGACATGCGGGCGGGCAGCGGGGCGGGGGTGACGTGCGTGGCGCTGCTGTGCGGCGGCATTCCGCGCGCGGACCTGGAGGAGGCCGGCGCCGACGCCGTCTACGACGACCCGGCGCACCTGTTGGCCGAGCTGGCGCGGA
It includes:
- a CDS encoding HAD family hydrolase, with product MSPSEGRTGTGRAAVFDVDGTLVDTNHLHVVTWWEAFRRAGHTVPTHAIHRAVGLGSGDLVTHLLGEDGAAAEAEELGTAHKVLYAQYFERLAALPRAGRLLRRLADDGWTVVLATSADGEELSALRRAIDADDAITATASADDVSEGKPAPEPVERALELAGVPAERAVFVGDTVWDMRAGSGAGVTCVALLCGGIPRADLEEAGADAVYDDPAHLLAELARSPLA